In the Advenella kashmirensis WT001 genome, one interval contains:
- a CDS encoding SbcC/MukB-like Walker B domain-containing protein: protein MLEQELPEHARSEALLRLQIDRLTQQIEELTQAWRQAENIVRQREDQILGLQSTIAALQAQLAQDKQLHAAAMQQYEHALQRSEFADTANWQAAQRDEAQCAALQSAIDGYYEALHQTRGRYAELGKALDGLVQPDLDQYAREAQDAATVAQQAELAWQQVRDRLLALTTLQERLVKIRTSSAALDEEYAVYGTLSDVASGRQGSKVSLQRFVLSVLLDDVLIGASLRLRKMSRGRYQLMRREQAGRGASGLDLDVMDEYTGQQRAVATLSGGESFMAALALALGLSDVVQAYAGGIRLDTLFIDEGFGSLDAESLELAIRTLVDLQAGGRTIGIISHVSELKEQMSLRVDVIPHVSGSRIRVQAPGVMDTQLLHSN, encoded by the coding sequence ATGCTCGAGCAGGAACTGCCCGAGCACGCGCGGTCCGAAGCCCTGTTGCGTTTGCAAATCGACAGGTTAACGCAGCAGATTGAAGAGCTGACCCAGGCATGGCGTCAGGCAGAGAACATCGTTCGGCAGCGGGAGGACCAGATACTGGGTTTGCAGTCTACGATCGCTGCGCTGCAGGCGCAATTGGCGCAGGATAAGCAGCTTCATGCGGCTGCGATGCAGCAGTACGAGCACGCCCTGCAGCGCAGCGAGTTTGCAGATACTGCGAATTGGCAGGCCGCGCAACGGGATGAAGCGCAATGCGCAGCACTGCAAAGTGCGATAGATGGCTATTACGAAGCATTGCATCAGACTCGCGGGCGGTACGCCGAGCTGGGTAAGGCGCTCGACGGCCTGGTTCAACCCGATCTTGATCAATATGCGCGCGAGGCGCAGGACGCAGCTACAGTTGCCCAGCAAGCCGAATTGGCCTGGCAGCAGGTTCGTGATCGCCTGCTGGCACTTACCACCTTGCAGGAGCGGCTCGTAAAAATCAGAACAAGCAGTGCGGCTCTGGATGAAGAATATGCGGTGTATGGCACACTCAGCGATGTTGCTTCGGGACGCCAGGGTAGCAAAGTCAGCCTGCAGCGTTTTGTGCTGAGCGTGCTGCTGGATGACGTGCTGATCGGTGCATCGCTGCGGCTTCGTAAAATGAGTCGCGGGCGCTATCAGCTGATGCGCCGTGAACAGGCGGGTCGTGGCGCCTCGGGTCTGGATCTGGACGTCATGGATGAGTACACCGGCCAGCAGCGCGCCGTTGCAACGCTGTCTGGCGGTGAATCGTTCATGGCGGCGCTGGCCCTGGCCCTGGGCTTGTCCGATGTCGTGCAGGCCTATGCCGGCGGGATTCGTCTTGATACCCTGTTCATTGATGAGGGTTTCGGTAGTCTGGATGCCGAGTCGCTGGAGTTGGCCATACGAACGCTCGTCGATCTGCAGGCTGGAGGCAGAACCATCGGCATCATCTCCCATGTCAGTGAACTCAAAGAGCAGATGTCGTTGCGGGTGGATGTGATTCCGCACGTGTCGGGCAGCCGGATTCGCGTACAGGCGCCCGGGGTTATGGACACGCAATTGCTGCACAGCAACTGA
- a CDS encoding DUF3579 domain-containing protein codes for MKIIEVQQLIIHGVTEEGQRFRPSDWAERLAGVMSHFRPGGNVGPGNHITYSPYVVPNIIDGVKCVIVDFRLRELEPLAWKFVADFAKDNKLKTSERTR; via the coding sequence TTGAAGATAATTGAAGTGCAACAATTAATTATCCACGGAGTGACCGAAGAAGGCCAGCGCTTTCGCCCGAGCGACTGGGCGGAAAGGCTCGCCGGCGTGATGTCGCATTTTCGTCCCGGTGGCAATGTTGGCCCGGGCAATCACATCACCTATTCGCCCTATGTTGTGCCCAATATCATTGATGGCGTCAAATGTGTGATTGTTGACTTTCGTCTGCGCGAACTTGAGCCCCTGGCCTGGAAATTTGTTGCAGACTTTGCCAAAGATAACAAACTCAAAACGTCCGAACGGACACGCTGA
- the rpsT gene encoding 30S ribosomal protein S20, whose product MANTAQARKRARQSVARNKHNSSLRSLLRTSVKRVRQAIDAGDQTAANEVFAKATSVIDRVADKKIIHKNKAARHKSRLSAAIRAISA is encoded by the coding sequence ATGGCCAATACTGCACAAGCACGCAAACGTGCACGTCAATCCGTTGCTCGTAACAAACACAACTCCAGCCTGCGCTCACTGCTGCGCACGTCTGTCAAACGCGTACGTCAGGCAATTGATGCCGGCGACCAGACTGCCGCAAACGAAGTGTTTGCCAAGGCAACCAGCGTTATTGATCGCGTAGCTGACAAAAAAATCATCCATAAAAACAAAGCTGCTCGTCACAAAAGCCGCCTGTCTGCCGCAATCCGCGCAATCAGCGCCTGA
- the adk gene encoding adenylate kinase, giving the protein MRLILLGPPGAGKGTQATFITRKYGIPQISTGDMLRAAVKAQTPVGLEAKQVMDNGGLVSDDIIIRLVKDRLLEDDCKKGYLFDGFPRTIPQADALKNADIGLDYVIEIDVPEEDIIERMSGRRVHPASGRTYHLRFNPPKVEGKDDLTGETLVQRDDDQEETVRKRLEVYRNQTRPLVKYYSDWAAQKDPKAPQYVHISGVGKVEEITRRIEQALSQS; this is encoded by the coding sequence ATGCGTCTCATTTTGTTAGGGCCACCAGGCGCAGGCAAAGGCACTCAGGCAACTTTTATCACCCGGAAATACGGTATTCCGCAAATTTCCACGGGCGACATGTTGCGTGCAGCGGTCAAAGCCCAAACTCCTGTCGGCCTCGAGGCGAAACAAGTGATGGATAATGGCGGACTGGTGTCCGACGACATTATCATCCGGCTGGTCAAGGACCGCCTGCTTGAAGATGACTGCAAAAAAGGTTACCTGTTTGATGGTTTTCCACGCACGATTCCACAAGCTGATGCATTGAAAAATGCCGATATCGGCCTGGACTACGTCATTGAGATTGATGTTCCCGAAGAGGACATCATCGAGCGCATGAGCGGGCGTCGCGTGCACCCCGCCAGCGGACGCACCTATCATTTGCGGTTCAATCCGCCTAAAGTGGAAGGCAAGGACGACCTGACCGGCGAAACACTGGTGCAGCGCGACGATGACCAGGAAGAAACTGTCAGAAAACGTCTGGAAGTGTATCGCAACCAGACGCGCCCCCTGGTCAAGTACTACTCCGACTGGGCTGCACAGAAAGATCCCAAAGCGCCGCAATATGTCCATATTTCAGGGGTCGGCAAGGTAGAAGAAATTACCCGCCGTATCGAACAAGCGTTGAGTCAATCTTAA
- a CDS encoding response regulator transcription factor: MRILVIEDDNILGSALQEFLREQGYAVDWVSNGSQVFGAVSGQVYQLLILDLNLPDMNGLEVLKQLRAQGHQEPTLILTARDDVEDRVAGLDAGADDYVTKPFELSELAARVRTFARRQSGQSSPVIEVGPLQFDTVGREVRAHGERLNLSVRELSVLEMLMARPGRVVTKRQIVNSLSAWDADFSENAVEVYVYRLRKRLEGTGTSIQTVRGFGYLLEIDDAAGTTA; this comes from the coding sequence ATGCGAATTTTAGTAATCGAAGATGACAATATTCTGGGTTCAGCCCTGCAAGAGTTTCTGCGCGAACAGGGATATGCTGTCGATTGGGTCTCCAACGGTAGCCAGGTTTTTGGCGCAGTGTCGGGCCAGGTGTACCAGTTGCTTATTCTTGACCTGAATTTGCCGGATATGAACGGACTGGAGGTTCTCAAGCAATTGCGGGCGCAAGGCCATCAGGAGCCAACACTGATTCTGACCGCCCGCGACGATGTTGAAGATCGGGTTGCAGGGCTTGACGCAGGGGCCGATGATTACGTGACCAAGCCGTTTGAGTTGTCCGAACTGGCCGCCCGGGTGCGTACCTTCGCGCGGCGCCAGTCCGGCCAGTCCAGTCCGGTCATAGAAGTGGGGCCGTTGCAGTTTGATACGGTCGGCCGCGAGGTGCGCGCCCACGGCGAACGGCTGAATCTCTCTGTGCGCGAGTTGTCGGTGCTCGAAATGCTGATGGCCCGCCCTGGTAGAGTGGTAACCAAGCGACAGATCGTCAATTCGCTTTCGGCCTGGGATGCAGATTTCAGCGAAAATGCGGTCGAGGTTTATGTATACCGTCTGCGCAAGCGCCTGGAGGGCACCGGTACGTCGATCCAGACCGTACGCGGGTTTGGCTACCTGCTTGAAATAGATGATGCGGCTGGCACCACGGCCTGA
- the argF gene encoding ornithine carbamoyltransferase: protein MTTLQSTGPMRHFLQIKDFTSDELLYVLNRALIIKSKFKRYEPHMPLHDRTLAMVFEKASTRTRVSFEAGMYQMGGSVIHLTTTDSQLGRAEPIEDTARVISRMVDIIMIRTFEQTRIERFAAHSRVPVINGLTNEFHPCQILADILTYMEHRGAIKGKTVAWIGDANNMAYTWIQAAQLLGFKMHVSAPKGYRLEEDRIAGVSSDVLEQFDDPAAACRGASLVTTDVWTSMGYEEENEKRKRAFKNWQVNSQVMQAAQADALFMHCLPAHRGEEVTGEVIDGPQSVVWDEAENRLHAQKALMEFLLLGRLPDVQA from the coding sequence ATGACAACCTTGCAATCGACCGGCCCGATGCGGCATTTCCTGCAGATCAAAGACTTTACTTCTGACGAACTTCTCTACGTGCTCAATCGCGCGCTGATCATCAAAAGCAAATTCAAGCGATACGAGCCGCACATGCCGCTACATGACCGCACGCTGGCGATGGTTTTTGAAAAAGCCAGCACCCGCACCCGTGTCTCGTTTGAGGCAGGCATGTACCAAATGGGCGGCTCGGTGATTCACCTGACCACCACCGATTCGCAACTGGGCCGCGCCGAACCGATAGAAGATACTGCGCGCGTAATTTCCCGGATGGTCGACATCATCATGATCCGTACCTTTGAACAGACGCGTATCGAGCGCTTTGCCGCCCACTCGCGCGTGCCGGTCATCAATGGGCTGACCAACGAATTTCATCCCTGCCAGATCCTGGCCGATATCCTGACTTATATGGAGCATCGCGGCGCCATCAAGGGCAAAACCGTTGCCTGGATTGGTGACGCCAACAATATGGCCTATACCTGGATACAGGCGGCCCAATTGCTGGGTTTCAAGATGCATGTCTCTGCCCCCAAAGGTTACCGCCTGGAAGAGGACCGGATTGCCGGGGTATCCAGCGATGTGCTGGAACAGTTTGACGACCCGGCCGCAGCATGCCGCGGTGCCAGCCTGGTCACCACCGATGTGTGGACCAGCATGGGTTACGAAGAAGAAAACGAAAAACGCAAACGCGCGTTCAAAAACTGGCAGGTCAACAGCCAGGTCATGCAGGCTGCGCAAGCGGACGCATTGTTTATGCATTGCCTGCCTGCGCACCGTGGCGAAGAAGTCACCGGCGAGGTGATTGACGGCCCGCAAAGTGTTGTCTGGGACGAAGCGGAAAATCGTCTGCATGCGCAGAAGGCCTTGATGGAATTTCTGCTGCTCGGACGATTGCCCGACGTACAAGCGTAA
- a CDS encoding sensor histidine kinase: MTNPQHGGARRSSSFLQKGSLFRHLIIRLIPALLVLIILDFSATLLIMQDALDWVVKDIFIVIIIGQLLLVALFAWLVFYGVRSGLRSVNMLAGEISQRSEEDLQPIELHNVPTELLPLLDRLNDLLRKLDESLVAQRRFIGHAAHQFRTPLAGLRLESELMLARTLPDDVRERAERIKTISNRLIHLGQQLLVLARADPGIRPQDVFTKINLCEWVQNAGLEWVPKTRQHGVDLVLDAPDTAVWIDGDVLLLEELLGNLIDNALKYAQGANNITLTVGSNPPSLTVRDDGCGIDPEDAAQIFDAFYRSPKAGATGTGLGLTIVREITRAHGAWWSLLSRPQIQGTQITVIFPGPRIGTRLTRSKVDK, translated from the coding sequence ATGACCAATCCCCAACATGGCGGTGCCCGACGCAGTAGTTCTTTTCTTCAGAAAGGATCCCTGTTTCGTCATTTGATCATCCGACTGATCCCGGCGCTGCTGGTCCTCATTATTCTTGATTTCAGCGCAACCCTGTTGATCATGCAGGATGCACTTGACTGGGTGGTCAAGGACATTTTCATTGTCATTATCATTGGGCAGTTGCTGCTGGTGGCCCTGTTTGCCTGGCTGGTCTTTTATGGCGTGCGCTCGGGGCTGCGTTCGGTCAATATGCTGGCTGGAGAAATTTCCCAGCGCTCTGAAGAGGACCTGCAACCCATTGAATTGCACAATGTGCCCACCGAGCTGCTGCCTTTGCTGGATCGCCTGAACGATTTGTTGCGCAAGCTGGATGAATCCCTGGTGGCTCAGCGCCGCTTTATTGGACACGCGGCGCATCAGTTCCGCACACCCCTGGCCGGCCTGCGCCTGGAATCGGAACTGATGCTGGCACGCACACTGCCTGATGACGTCAGAGAGCGTGCCGAGAGAATCAAAACCATCAGCAACCGTCTTATCCACCTGGGGCAGCAATTGCTGGTGCTGGCCCGGGCCGATCCGGGCATCCGTCCCCAGGATGTATTTACAAAAATCAATTTATGCGAATGGGTGCAGAACGCCGGTCTGGAATGGGTGCCCAAGACGCGGCAGCATGGCGTTGACCTTGTTCTGGATGCCCCAGATACCGCGGTGTGGATAGACGGGGATGTCCTGCTGCTGGAAGAGTTGCTGGGTAACCTGATCGACAACGCGCTCAAGTACGCCCAGGGGGCAAATAATATTACGCTGACTGTGGGATCCAACCCGCCATCGCTCACTGTACGTGACGATGGTTGCGGCATTGATCCCGAAGATGCGGCACAGATTTTCGATGCTTTTTACCGGTCGCCCAAGGCAGGTGCCACAGGAACTGGTCTGGGCCTGACGATCGTGCGCGAAATTACCCGTGCCCACGGCGCCTGGTGGAGCCTGCTGAGCCGGCCGCAAATCCAGGGTACGCAAATTACAGTGATTTTTCCCGGGCCACGTATCGGCACCCGACTTACCCGTTCAAAGGTTGATAAATAA
- a CDS encoding exonuclease SbcCD subunit D — MALGHLHGAQAFRQGRIRYSGSPLKYSFSEEKHHKGVLLVDINQDGVAAATALPLHPLHDVRSIEGRLDDLVRAAQTDAHCDDYLLARLTDDHAILDPMGKLRAVYPNLLQMEKPQLYQDETQPLMSAARLRRDEFSLFCDFFEQVSGQPMTQAQSAAMQDVVDNVLKREV, encoded by the coding sequence GTGGCGCTGGGCCACCTTCACGGGGCTCAGGCCTTTCGGCAGGGGCGTATACGTTACAGCGGCTCGCCACTCAAATATAGTTTTTCCGAAGAAAAACACCATAAAGGCGTACTGCTGGTCGATATCAATCAGGATGGTGTCGCGGCGGCGACGGCGTTGCCGCTGCATCCGCTGCATGATGTACGCAGCATCGAAGGCAGGCTGGACGATCTGGTTCGCGCGGCACAGACAGACGCGCACTGCGATGACTATTTGCTTGCCAGGCTCACCGATGATCACGCGATTCTTGATCCCATGGGAAAACTGCGGGCGGTCTATCCGAATTTGCTGCAAATGGAAAAACCCCAGTTATACCAGGACGAGACGCAGCCGCTGATGTCGGCAGCCAGGCTGCGTCGCGATGAGTTTTCACTGTTCTGCGATTTTTTTGAACAGGTCAGCGGGCAGCCCATGACACAGGCACAAAGTGCAGCCATGCAGGATGTGGTCGATAACGTATTGAAAAGGGAAGTATAA
- a CDS encoding AAA family ATPase, which yields MVPLYLHLQAFGPFADEQKLDFTQLGSNPLFLINGPTGAGKSTLLDAICFALYGETTGGEKDPRSLRSDLADPATVARVVFGFRLGGKVYEIQRQPAQRVPKTRGSGLREIATEGTMLDLTDATPKVLVAKKAGQITDYVESLTGLKAEQFRKVMVLPQGKFRELLLETSLKREALFAQLFQTDVFRQIELQLQERAKDIRTRREANELQIAGLLEQADIAEEKLLAADIAELVSSEALARARRADTADLHMRAQRKIDEARRIRTQFEQRDALAAQLAQLEQRQSAVAGQEGALRQARAAAQLRQWHDGAEQISQRLALTQARLADGQLRLEALTQQLAQEKADQATHAIAYEQTAALNVERGRLQALFPKAQEWHRQQQLLATLNADLTQARLALQAQTAEQQARLERMAGIKQEHKALQAMVAALPEQSVVVAHNKARLSERLACDALAGRLKALRDEHAAAANEQGRMQNGLRSAQHEQDRLELAWHQSQASRLAARLQQGLPCPVCGSVSHPAPAPSDGHEISDQMLRQARQHVQAAGQRLAAHEARLTQLARQCDEVQTELDQRRQALGQDAHSDLVQLQRRFKEQELQLQASQSARQKLDEGMRLLARLEQDQQTLEQTLTGLRTRLQTLSVTQAASKRR from the coding sequence ATGGTTCCCTTATATTTGCATCTGCAGGCCTTCGGACCCTTTGCCGACGAGCAGAAGCTCGATTTCACGCAACTGGGGTCTAATCCGCTATTTCTGATTAACGGACCAACCGGGGCCGGCAAAAGTACCTTGCTCGATGCCATCTGTTTCGCCCTGTACGGAGAAACCACGGGTGGTGAGAAAGATCCGCGTTCGCTGCGCTCGGATCTGGCCGATCCGGCGACGGTGGCGCGTGTGGTGTTCGGCTTTCGGCTTGGAGGCAAGGTATACGAAATCCAGCGCCAGCCCGCGCAGCGGGTTCCCAAGACCCGGGGCAGCGGTCTGAGGGAGATCGCAACCGAAGGCACCATGCTTGATCTGACGGACGCCACCCCCAAGGTGCTTGTAGCAAAAAAGGCCGGGCAGATTACCGATTATGTAGAAAGCCTGACAGGATTGAAAGCTGAGCAGTTTCGCAAGGTCATGGTATTGCCGCAGGGCAAGTTTCGCGAACTGCTGCTGGAAACCTCGCTCAAGCGCGAAGCCCTGTTTGCGCAGCTGTTCCAGACCGATGTTTTCCGGCAGATCGAATTGCAATTGCAGGAACGGGCCAAAGATATTCGCACCCGTCGCGAGGCCAATGAGCTGCAGATTGCCGGGTTGCTTGAGCAGGCCGATATTGCGGAGGAAAAGCTGCTGGCCGCCGATATTGCCGAACTGGTTTCATCCGAAGCGTTGGCAAGAGCCCGTCGTGCCGACACGGCGGATCTGCATATGCGCGCTCAGCGCAAGATCGACGAGGCCCGGCGGATACGCACACAGTTTGAACAACGCGATGCGTTGGCCGCGCAGCTGGCACAGCTGGAGCAGCGTCAGTCAGCTGTCGCCGGTCAGGAGGGTGCATTACGCCAGGCCCGTGCCGCGGCTCAGTTGCGGCAATGGCATGATGGCGCAGAGCAAATCAGTCAGCGCCTGGCTCTGACCCAGGCGCGCCTGGCAGATGGCCAGTTGCGCCTTGAGGCGCTCACGCAGCAACTGGCACAGGAGAAAGCGGACCAGGCAACCCATGCGATTGCCTATGAGCAGACCGCTGCGCTCAATGTTGAACGCGGTCGCTTGCAGGCGCTTTTTCCCAAGGCGCAGGAGTGGCATCGCCAGCAGCAGTTGCTGGCTACACTGAATGCAGATCTGACCCAGGCGCGCCTTGCGTTACAGGCCCAGACAGCAGAGCAGCAAGCCAGACTGGAACGAATGGCGGGTATAAAGCAAGAGCATAAGGCATTGCAAGCAATGGTGGCGGCGTTGCCAGAGCAGAGTGTCGTGGTGGCGCACAACAAGGCGCGACTGAGCGAGCGACTTGCCTGTGACGCACTGGCCGGGCGCTTGAAGGCGCTGCGTGATGAACACGCTGCAGCGGCAAACGAGCAAGGCCGCATGCAGAATGGCTTGCGGTCGGCCCAGCACGAACAGGACCGACTGGAGCTGGCCTGGCACCAGAGTCAAGCCAGCCGTCTGGCCGCCCGCCTCCAGCAAGGGCTGCCATGCCCGGTATGTGGCAGTGTTTCTCATCCAGCACCGGCACCGTCGGATGGACACGAGATCAGCGACCAAATGTTGCGCCAGGCCAGGCAGCACGTACAGGCGGCGGGCCAGCGACTTGCTGCTCACGAGGCCCGGTTGACGCAACTGGCGCGTCAGTGCGACGAGGTGCAGACCGAACTGGACCAGCGCCGGCAAGCACTGGGACAGGATGCACACTCGGATCTGGTGCAATTGCAACGCAGATTCAAGGAACAGGAGTTGCAACTGCAGGCGAGTCAGAGCGCGCGTCAAAAGCTGGATGAAGGCATGCGCTTGCTGGCGAGGCTGGAGCAGGATCAGCAGACGCTGGAACAGACCCTGACAGGGCTTCGCACCCGTCTTCAGACCTTGAGCGTGACACAGGCAGCCAGCAAGCGACGGTAA
- a CDS encoding metallophosphoesterase family protein, with protein MIAGDVYDRAVPPAGAVRLLNDFLNRMHGLNIPVVIIPGNHDSADRLGFAATPLNASGVHIIADYEQMLQPVVVETQAGPLYFHGIPYTDPIQARVYAQEPIDSYEQAHRYLIERIAQNQPTQAFMS; from the coding sequence GTGATTGCCGGCGACGTATACGATCGTGCTGTTCCGCCAGCTGGCGCAGTGCGACTGCTGAACGATTTTCTGAACCGCATGCACGGCCTGAATATTCCAGTTGTAATTATTCCGGGTAACCACGACAGCGCTGACCGGCTGGGCTTTGCAGCGACCCCATTGAATGCGTCCGGAGTACATATCATCGCCGATTACGAGCAGATGCTGCAGCCGGTTGTGGTCGAAACGCAAGCGGGGCCCTTGTACTTTCATGGCATTCCCTATACCGATCCGATTCAGGCGCGAGTGTATGCGCAGGAGCCCATTGATAGCTATGAGCAGGCGCACCGGTATCTGATTGAGCGAATTGCCCAAAACCAACCGACCCAGGCATTCATGTCCTGA
- a CDS encoding DUF808 domain-containing protein produces the protein MAAGSLLALLDDIASVLDDVALMSKTAVKGSAATFDDVAVLGKTAMKKTSGVLGDDLALNAQQVTGVNPDRELPVVWAVAKGSLLNKVILVPAALLISYFIPWLILPLLMLGGAFLSFEGAEKVIHTFFHKGKEKHAGQAVPLDEKTKISGAIRTDFILSAEIIVISLGVVSSEPIMTQVIILSVIALLITVFVYGLVAGIVKLDDLGLYLSSRRSSIAQKIGQGILWLAPYLMKLLSIVGTIAMFLVGGSIILHGIPGAEHWLESILPGHGAGMLSAILTLLAHFVIGLIVGLVIVAVVSLFHKKEHAA, from the coding sequence ATGGCAGCAGGAAGCCTACTGGCGTTACTGGACGATATTGCAAGTGTGCTGGATGACGTGGCGCTGATGAGCAAGACCGCCGTCAAGGGGTCCGCCGCGACATTTGACGATGTCGCCGTGTTGGGCAAGACCGCCATGAAAAAAACGTCGGGTGTGCTGGGCGATGATCTGGCATTGAATGCGCAGCAGGTTACGGGCGTCAATCCCGACCGCGAACTGCCTGTTGTCTGGGCCGTAGCGAAAGGGTCGCTGCTCAATAAAGTCATTCTGGTGCCGGCCGCGTTGCTGATCAGTTATTTTATTCCGTGGCTGATTTTGCCGCTGCTGATGCTCGGTGGTGCATTCCTGTCATTCGAGGGGGCGGAGAAGGTCATTCATACATTCTTTCACAAGGGCAAAGAAAAGCACGCAGGGCAGGCTGTGCCGCTGGATGAAAAAACGAAAATCAGCGGAGCCATTCGTACCGACTTCATCCTCTCTGCCGAAATTATTGTCATTTCGCTGGGCGTGGTGTCCAGCGAACCCATCATGACCCAGGTCATTATTCTGAGCGTGATCGCATTGCTGATTACGGTCTTTGTTTATGGGCTGGTTGCCGGTATTGTCAAGCTGGACGATCTTGGGCTGTATCTGTCCAGTCGGCGAAGCAGTATCGCCCAAAAAATAGGTCAGGGCATTCTCTGGCTTGCCCCATATCTGATGAAATTGCTGTCCATTGTCGGCACCATTGCCATGTTCCTGGTTGGCGGCAGCATCATTTTGCATGGTATCCCCGGCGCCGAGCACTGGCTCGAGTCTATTCTGCCGGGACACGGTGCCGGCATGCTGAGTGCTATCCTTACTTTACTGGCGCACTTTGTGATCGGTCTGATTGTGGGCCTGGTTATTGTTGCTGTAGTGTCACTTTTTCACAAAAAAGAACATGCGGCGTAA
- a CDS encoding argininosuccinate synthase produces the protein MSEVKKVVLAYSGGLDTSVILKWLQDTYQCEVITFTADIGQGEELEPARRKAEKFGIKPENIFIDDLREEFVRDFVFPMFRANAVYEGEYLLGTSIARPLIAKRQIEIANQVGADSVSHGATGKGNDQVRFELGYYALNPAIKVIAPWREWDLLSREKLLSYAEKAGIEIDMKHKNGGAPYSMDANLLHISFEGRHLEDPKAEAEESMWRWTVSPEQAPDTPEYVDLEYERGDIVGINGEKLTPAQVLTKLNELGGKHGIGRLDLVENRYVGMKSRGCYETPGGTIMLRGHRAIESITLDREVAHLKDDLMPRYAALIYNGYWWSPERKALQVLIDHSQQFVNGWVRLKLYKGNVYTVSRDSKDTLFDKTIATFDDDGGAYNQADAGGFIKLNALRMRIETTAGRK, from the coding sequence ATGAGCGAAGTCAAAAAAGTTGTTCTCGCCTACTCCGGCGGTCTTGATACCTCAGTCATTCTGAAGTGGCTGCAAGACACCTATCAGTGTGAAGTCATTACGTTTACCGCCGATATCGGACAGGGCGAGGAGCTCGAGCCGGCACGCCGCAAGGCTGAAAAATTCGGCATCAAGCCCGAGAACATTTTCATTGACGACTTGCGCGAAGAATTCGTGCGTGATTTCGTTTTCCCCATGTTTCGCGCCAATGCAGTATACGAAGGCGAATATCTGCTGGGCACCTCTATTGCCCGTCCGCTGATTGCCAAGCGCCAGATTGAAATTGCCAATCAGGTGGGTGCTGATTCCGTATCACATGGCGCAACCGGCAAAGGTAACGACCAGGTTCGTTTCGAACTGGGCTATTACGCGTTGAACCCCGCCATCAAGGTTATTGCGCCATGGCGTGAATGGGACCTGCTGTCGCGCGAAAAACTGCTGTCCTACGCTGAAAAAGCAGGCATCGAAATCGATATGAAACACAAGAATGGGGGCGCACCTTATTCCATGGATGCCAATCTGCTGCATATCAGCTTCGAAGGCCGTCACCTGGAAGACCCCAAGGCCGAAGCCGAAGAAAGCATGTGGCGCTGGACGGTCTCCCCGGAACAGGCACCCGATACTCCTGAATATGTAGATCTGGAATATGAACGTGGCGATATCGTCGGCATCAACGGCGAAAAGCTCACACCGGCCCAGGTGCTGACCAAACTGAACGAACTGGGCGGCAAACATGGCATCGGACGTCTTGACCTGGTCGAAAACCGCTATGTCGGTATGAAATCCCGCGGATGCTACGAAACACCGGGCGGCACCATCATGCTGCGCGGACATCGCGCCATCGAATCCATTACCCTTGACCGCGAAGTTGCCCACCTGAAAGACGACCTGATGCCTCGCTATGCAGCGCTGATCTATAACGGGTACTGGTGGTCTCCGGAGCGCAAGGCGCTGCAGGTGCTGATTGATCATTCACAACAGTTCGTCAACGGCTGGGTGCGCCTGAAACTGTACAAAGGCAATGTTTACACCGTCTCCCGTGATTCCAAAGACACCCTGTTTGACAAAACCATTGCCACTTTTGATGATGACGGCGGTGCGTACAACCAGGCCGACGCCGGCGGATTCATCAAGCTGAACGCACTGCGTATGCGCATTGAAACCACAGCCGGTCGTAAATAA
- a CDS encoding HU family DNA-binding protein, with the protein MNKTELVEYIATKADISKAAAGRSLDAVIAAVKQQLKKGGTVTLVGFGTFAVSTRAARTGRNPRTGEAIKIKKAKVPKFRPGKALKDAVN; encoded by the coding sequence ATGAACAAAACAGAACTCGTTGAATACATTGCTACCAAAGCAGATATCTCTAAAGCTGCTGCTGGCCGCTCTCTTGATGCCGTTATCGCTGCTGTTAAACAACAGCTGAAAAAAGGCGGTACCGTAACTCTGGTTGGCTTCGGCACTTTTGCCGTTTCTACCCGCGCTGCTCGCACTGGCCGTAACCCACGCACAGGTGAAGCCATCAAAATCAAGAAAGCTAAAGTGCCTAAGTTCCGTCCAGGTAAAGCACTGAAAGACGCTGTCAACTAA